In one Pseudomonas fitomaticsae genomic region, the following are encoded:
- the typA gene encoding translational GTPase TypA produces MIENLRNIAIIAHVDHGKTTLVDKLLRQSGTLERNELNDERVMDSNDQEKERGITILAKNTAINWNGYHINIVDTPGHADFGGEVERVMSMVDSVLLLVDAQDGPMPQTRFVTKKAFEAGLRPIVVINKVDRPGARPDWVLDQIFDLFDNLGATEEQLDFQVVYASALNGIAGLDHTAMGEDMTALYQAVVDHVPPPAVDRDGPFQMQISALDYNSFLGVIGVGRIARGRVKPNTPVVAISADGKRRNGRILKLMGHHGLHRVDVEEAAAGDIVCISGFDELFISDTLCDINNVEAMKPLTVDEPTVSMTFQVNDSPFCGKEGKFVTSRNIKDRLDKELLYNVALRVEEGDSADKFKVSGRGELHLSVLIETMRREGFELALGRPEVIIREVDGVKQEPFENVTIDIPEESQGKVMEEMGLRKGDLSNMVPDGKGRVRLEYNIPARGLIGFRNQFLTLTNGAGILTSIFDRYAPVKSGHMSGRQNGVLVSVETGKALTYSLETLQARGKLFVEHGQEIYNGQIVGQNSRDNDLGVNPTKGKKLDNMRASGKDETIALVPPVRFTLEQALEYIQEDELCEVTPKSIRLRKKILDESERTRAAKKAKA; encoded by the coding sequence GTGATCGAAAATCTACGCAACATCGCCATCATTGCCCACGTTGACCATGGTAAGACCACCCTGGTAGACAAACTCCTGCGTCAATCCGGCACCCTGGAGCGCAACGAGCTCAACGACGAGCGCGTGATGGACTCCAACGACCAGGAAAAAGAGCGCGGCATTACCATTCTGGCGAAAAACACCGCCATCAACTGGAACGGCTACCACATCAACATCGTGGACACCCCGGGCCACGCCGACTTCGGCGGCGAAGTCGAGCGCGTAATGTCCATGGTTGACTCCGTGCTGCTGCTGGTCGACGCTCAAGACGGCCCTATGCCGCAAACCCGTTTCGTGACCAAGAAGGCTTTCGAAGCCGGCCTGCGTCCAATCGTGGTCATCAACAAGGTTGACCGTCCGGGCGCGCGTCCTGATTGGGTTCTGGACCAGATCTTCGATCTGTTCGACAACCTGGGCGCCACCGAAGAACAACTGGACTTCCAGGTTGTTTACGCTTCGGCCCTGAACGGCATCGCCGGTCTGGACCACACCGCCATGGGCGAAGACATGACCGCGCTGTACCAGGCGGTAGTCGACCACGTTCCGCCTCCGGCTGTTGACCGTGACGGTCCGTTCCAGATGCAGATCTCCGCTCTGGACTACAACAGCTTCCTGGGTGTTATCGGTGTTGGCCGTATCGCTCGTGGTCGCGTCAAGCCGAACACCCCGGTTGTCGCTATCAGCGCCGACGGCAAGCGCCGCAACGGTCGTATCCTGAAGCTGATGGGTCACCACGGTCTGCACCGCGTTGACGTTGAAGAAGCAGCAGCTGGCGACATCGTCTGCATCAGCGGTTTCGACGAGCTGTTCATCTCCGACACCCTGTGCGACATCAACAACGTCGAGGCGATGAAGCCTCTGACCGTTGACGAGCCAACCGTTTCCATGACCTTCCAGGTAAACGACTCGCCATTCTGCGGTAAAGAAGGCAAGTTCGTGACCTCCCGTAACATCAAGGATCGTCTGGACAAAGAGCTGCTGTACAACGTTGCACTGCGCGTTGAAGAAGGCGACTCGGCTGACAAGTTCAAGGTATCCGGCCGTGGTGAGCTGCACCTCTCGGTACTGATCGAAACCATGCGTCGCGAAGGCTTCGAGCTGGCCCTGGGCCGTCCTGAAGTGATCATCCGTGAAGTTGACGGCGTGAAGCAGGAACCGTTCGAAAACGTGACCATCGACATCCCTGAAGAATCCCAGGGCAAGGTCATGGAAGAAATGGGTCTGCGTAAAGGCGACCTGAGCAACATGGTGCCGGATGGCAAAGGCCGTGTTCGTCTGGAATACAACATCCCTGCTCGCGGTCTGATCGGTTTCCGTAACCAGTTCCTGACCCTGACCAACGGTGCTGGCATCCTGACCTCGATCTTCGACCGTTACGCTCCAGTGAAGTCGGGCCACATGTCCGGCCGTCAGAACGGCGTTCTGGTTTCGGTTGAAACCGGCAAGGCACTGACCTACTCCCTGGAAACCCTGCAGGCTCGTGGCAAGCTGTTCGTAGAACACGGCCAGGAGATCTACAACGGTCAGATCGTTGGTCAGAACTCCCGCGACAACGACCTGGGTGTGAACCCTACCAAAGGCAAGAAGCTCGACAACATGCGTGCTTCGGGTAAAGACGAAACCATCGCTCTGGTCCCACCTGTTCGCTTCACCCTGGAACAGGCTCTGGAATACATCCAGGAAGACGAGCTGTGCGAAGTGACTCCTAAGTCCATCCGTCTTCGCAAGAAGATCCTGGACGAAAGCGAGCGTACCCGCGCTGCCAAGAAAGCCAAGGCGTAA
- a CDS encoding glycogen/starch/alpha-glucan phosphorylase → MTQEPLVREAEVAAFRDAVLTKLTYAVGKDPDHAFDHDWFEAIALAARDHMVEHWMDHTRQIYRKGQKRVYYLSLEFLIGRLLYDSLSNLGLLDVAREALTELGVDLERIRILEPDAALGNGGLGRLAACFMESMSTLGIAGHGYGIRYEHGLFRQAIVDGWQQEQTEHWLDFGNPWEFERPEVVYPIGFGGSVETVTDASGKSRQVWHPAETVRAIAYDTPVVGWRGASVNTLRLWRARAMEDLHLERFNAGDHLGAVAEVARAESISRVLYPADSTEAGQELRLRQEYFFVAASLQDLLRRHRNMHTSVLTLGDHAAIQLNDTHPSIAVAELMRQLVDVYDVAWDAAWQVTVDTLSYTNHTLLPEALETWPVGLMERMLPRHMQIIYLINAQHIDSLRAKGIHDFDVLRAVSLIEEDNGRRVRMGNLAFLGSHSVNGVSGLHTQLMRKTVFAELHKLYPERINNKTNGITFRRWLYQANPELTSMLVDSLGADVLDNPEQRLLDLEPFAEKPAFRKAFAEQRLHSKKALAYLIHERLGIAVNPAAMFDVQVKRIHEYKRQLLNLMHTVALYQAIRAEPEVDWVPRVKIFAGKAAASYHQAKLIIKLTNDIARVVNNDPTVRGLLKVVFLPNYNVSLAESIIPAADLSEQISTAGFEASGTSNMKFGLNGALTIGTLDGANVEMCENICAEHMFIFGLSAQQVEARKQNHEFSALPDIAASHRLNDVLQAIRSGVFSPDDTSRYTGLIDSLVDYDRFFVCADFDSYWDAQMRVDAHWHDANSWWRSAVLNTSRMGWFSSDRTIREYATDIWKALE, encoded by the coding sequence ATGACTCAAGAACCACTAGTTCGCGAAGCAGAGGTGGCCGCATTCCGCGACGCCGTCCTGACCAAACTCACCTACGCGGTGGGCAAAGACCCGGATCACGCCTTCGACCATGACTGGTTCGAAGCCATCGCCCTGGCGGCGCGCGATCACATGGTCGAGCACTGGATGGACCACACCCGGCAGATCTATCGCAAAGGCCAGAAGCGGGTGTATTACCTCTCGCTGGAATTCCTCATCGGCCGCTTGCTGTACGACAGCCTGAGCAACCTCGGTCTGCTGGACGTCGCCCGTGAAGCGCTGACCGAACTGGGCGTCGATCTGGAGCGCATCCGCATCCTGGAGCCTGATGCGGCGCTGGGCAACGGTGGTCTCGGACGGCTGGCGGCGTGCTTCATGGAAAGCATGTCGACCCTCGGCATCGCCGGCCACGGCTACGGCATTCGTTATGAGCACGGGTTGTTCCGCCAGGCCATCGTCGACGGCTGGCAGCAGGAACAGACCGAGCACTGGCTGGATTTCGGCAACCCCTGGGAGTTCGAGCGGCCCGAGGTGGTCTATCCGATCGGCTTTGGCGGCAGCGTCGAAACCGTCACCGATGCCAGCGGCAAGTCCCGACAAGTCTGGCATCCGGCGGAAACCGTCCGGGCAATCGCCTATGACACTCCGGTGGTCGGCTGGCGCGGGGCGAGCGTCAACACCTTGCGCCTGTGGCGGGCTCGGGCGATGGAGGACCTGCACCTGGAGCGCTTCAATGCCGGTGACCACCTCGGCGCCGTCGCCGAAGTGGCCCGGGCCGAAAGTATCTCTCGCGTGCTTTACCCGGCGGACAGCACCGAAGCCGGACAGGAACTGCGCCTGCGTCAGGAATACTTCTTCGTCGCCGCGTCGCTTCAGGATTTGCTGCGCCGCCATCGCAACATGCACACCTCGGTGCTGACCCTCGGCGATCACGCGGCGATCCAGCTCAACGACACGCACCCCTCGATCGCCGTCGCCGAACTGATGCGCCAATTGGTCGACGTCTACGACGTGGCCTGGGACGCGGCGTGGCAAGTCACCGTCGATACGCTGTCGTACACCAACCACACGCTGCTGCCCGAAGCCCTCGAAACCTGGCCGGTGGGGCTGATGGAACGCATGCTGCCGCGGCACATGCAGATCATTTACCTGATCAACGCCCAGCACATCGATTCGCTGCGGGCCAAGGGCATCCACGATTTCGACGTGCTGCGCGCGGTGTCGCTGATCGAGGAAGACAACGGCCGTCGGGTGCGCATGGGCAACCTCGCGTTTCTCGGTTCCCACAGCGTCAACGGCGTGTCCGGGCTGCACACGCAGCTGATGCGCAAAACCGTGTTCGCCGAACTGCACAAGCTGTATCCGGAGCGGATCAACAACAAGACCAATGGCATCACCTTCCGCCGCTGGCTGTACCAGGCCAACCCGGAACTGACGTCGATGCTGGTCGATTCTCTCGGCGCGGATGTTCTGGATAATCCGGAGCAGCGTCTGCTCGATCTTGAACCGTTCGCCGAAAAACCCGCCTTCCGCAAAGCCTTCGCCGAGCAACGGTTGCACAGCAAAAAGGCCCTGGCTTACCTGATCCATGAACGGCTGGGGATCGCGGTCAATCCGGCGGCCATGTTCGACGTGCAGGTCAAACGGATCCACGAATACAAACGTCAGTTGCTCAACCTCATGCATACGGTCGCGCTGTACCAAGCGATCCGCGCCGAGCCGGAAGTCGACTGGGTGCCGCGCGTGAAGATCTTCGCCGGCAAGGCAGCGGCGAGTTATCACCAGGCCAAGCTGATCATCAAACTGACCAACGACATCGCCCGGGTGGTGAACAACGACCCGACCGTGCGCGGCCTGCTCAAAGTGGTGTTCCTGCCCAACTACAACGTCAGCCTGGCGGAAAGCATCATTCCGGCGGCGGACTTGTCGGAGCAGATTTCCACCGCCGGTTTCGAGGCCTCGGGCACCAGCAACATGAAGTTCGGCCTGAACGGTGCGCTGACCATCGGCACCCTCGACGGCGCCAACGTGGAGATGTGCGAAAACATCTGCGCCGAGCACATGTTCATCTTCGGTCTCAGCGCCCAGCAGGTCGAAGCGCGCAAGCAGAACCATGAGTTCAGCGCCTTGCCGGATATTGCCGCCTCCCATCGCCTCAACGATGTGTTGCAGGCGATTCGCAGCGGGGTGTTCTCGCCGGACGACACGTCGCGCTACACCGGGCTGATCGATTCGCTGGTGGATTACGACCGGTTCTTCGTCTGCGCCGATTTCGACTCCTACTGGGATGCGCAGATGCGAGTCGATGCCCATTGGCACGACGCCAACAGCTGGTGGCGTTCGGCGGTGCTGAACACCTCGCGCATGGGCTGGTTCTCCTCCGACCGGACAATCCGCGAGTACGCCACGGATATCTGGAAGGCACTGGAGTAA
- a CDS encoding class 1 fructose-bisphosphatase produces the protein MSRVTLSRYLIEQTRSNNTPADLRFLIEVVARACKEISHAVSKGALGGVLGSMGTENVQGEVQKKLDVLSNEILLEANEWGGHLAGMASEEMDNAYQIPGKYPKGAYLLVFDPLDGSSNIDINAPVGTIFSVLRCPNEYLSQNEALNEKAFLQPGTQQVAAGYAIYGPQTMLILTLGNGVKGFTLDREMGSFVLTHEDITIPESTQEFAINMSNQRHWEAPVQRYVSELLAGEEGPLKKNYNMRWVAAMVADVHRILTRGGLFMYPRDSREPSKPGKLRLMYEANPMSFLVEQAGGASTDGHQRILDIKPEGLHQRVAVFLGSKEEVARATAYHKE, from the coding sequence ATGTCCCGCGTTACCCTGAGTCGCTATTTGATTGAGCAGACCCGCAGCAACAACACTCCTGCCGATCTGCGTTTCCTGATCGAAGTGGTGGCGCGTGCCTGTAAAGAAATCAGCCACGCCGTGTCCAAAGGCGCCCTGGGCGGTGTTCTGGGCAGCATGGGCACGGAAAACGTGCAAGGCGAAGTGCAGAAGAAGCTCGACGTGCTGTCGAACGAAATCCTGCTCGAAGCCAACGAATGGGGCGGTCACCTGGCCGGCATGGCGTCCGAAGAAATGGACAACGCCTACCAGATCCCGGGCAAATACCCGAAAGGCGCCTACCTGCTGGTATTCGACCCGCTGGACGGTTCGTCGAACATCGACATCAACGCTCCGGTCGGCACCATCTTCTCCGTGCTGCGTTGCCCGAACGAATACCTGAGCCAGAACGAAGCCCTGAACGAAAAGGCCTTCCTGCAGCCAGGTACCCAGCAGGTCGCGGCCGGTTACGCGATCTACGGTCCGCAAACCATGTTGATCCTGACCCTGGGTAACGGCGTGAAGGGTTTCACCCTGGACCGCGAAATGGGCAGCTTCGTCCTGACCCACGAAGACATCACCATTCCTGAATCTACCCAGGAATTCGCCATCAACATGTCCAACCAGCGTCACTGGGAAGCTCCGGTACAGCGCTACGTTTCGGAACTGCTGGCCGGTGAAGAAGGCCCGCTGAAAAAGAACTACAACATGCGTTGGGTCGCGGCGATGGTTGCCGACGTGCACCGCATCCTGACCCGTGGCGGTCTGTTCATGTACCCGCGCGACAGCCGCGAGCCGTCCAAACCGGGCAAACTGCGCCTGATGTACGAAGCCAACCCGATGTCGTTCCTGGTGGAACAGGCAGGCGGCGCTTCCACCGACGGTCACCAGCGCATTCTCGATATCAAGCCTGAAGGCCTGCACCAACGCGTAGCGGTGTTCCTCGGCTCGAAAGAAGAAGTCGCCCGCGCCACGGCGTACCACAAGGAATAA
- a CDS encoding DUF2339 domain-containing protein, producing the protein MQWMFMLIGLLLGWLLDESFSDALLGALLGLAIGQAMRIARLGSQAAEQQRQLDHAKIALQGVEQRLFLLEGAPAHSPAPPSVAPASETIVEPVTVFEQPSAAEPELVWELPPELEPVAVAASELNQPLPVDAWRPDPVTRESQPPAEPRGPNLIERGISAARNWLFGGNTVLRVGVVLLFFGLAFLLRYATEGMVVPIELRYAGVAAAALGLLALGWWLRHRNSSYALMLQGTGIAVLYLTVFAAMRLHPLLDPSAALGLLVAVTVFSAILAITQDSLALACVAALGGFAAPILTSTGAGNHVALFSYFALLNAGILAIAWFKAWRVLNLIGFVGTFGIGFAWGLRSYTPELLWSTEPFLMLFFLMYLAIGLLFARRKLLDMPDAPADGDREALLHWSARKGDYVDGTMLFGPPLVGFGLQFALVQHLEFAAAFSALALGMIYMALAKVLMGGRALLLGETCLALGVIFASLAIPLGLDARWTSAAWAVEGAGIFWLGLRQQRPLARAFALLLQLGSALAFLSQLRVGESSLLDGAPLGSLMLGAALLFSFYQLRKASPEQTSPWERQGLPVLACLGLTFLYLLAPLFFFTHGTAISWALAGLVTLFVGLRLQSRTFLFTAFAVQLLGGALFLLRLQGAGEDSAAVFSAGWSGLLSASLIGLALIAGMLLAARDEMVRSDVRLLRGLSVVLLAGLVLINLAVLFVLPWQTASAVWAASGLLIIWLSLYLKQRVSFVFGLLLQLIGGAAFLLAGPELLGPLSSEGLRPLAHGGFWTPLVLGLAAMIGAWRLQLGNHASAFDVLSLQRLSEVLLVWGAGWWALAWVSEVLRFAPLNLQAPLLLLVAALSVALWTLLALRLKWPSLGLFCTVLIPAAGLVLLGAWHSRFHPAADFGWLAWAAVFVVHFISLRRLAPMLPARALSTAHVLGCWLLIGVLALELRYGLLLLSEQYNAWRWLGWAILPSVYLLLMAAPRNWPWPVAAFPREYRLYAAAPLAVLMLVWFWLANGVSDGNAEPLPYVPLLNPLELGLLFALFGVYVWSRSAVAELSIRQDYAAYATQMIAGVSLFAFCTALVTRAAHHWAGIPFELDLLLESMLVQAGLSIVWTLMALGLMIGGHLRHRREVWLIGAALIALVVAKLIFVELSNRGGLARIVSFIGVGVLLLVVGYFAPLPPKRVDAAPAADKPAPETEGVSS; encoded by the coding sequence ATGCAATGGATGTTCATGTTGATCGGGCTGCTGCTCGGCTGGCTGCTCGACGAGTCGTTCAGCGATGCGCTGTTGGGCGCGCTGCTGGGGCTCGCCATCGGGCAGGCGATGCGTATCGCGCGGCTCGGTTCACAGGCTGCCGAGCAACAGCGTCAGCTGGATCACGCGAAGATCGCGTTGCAGGGCGTCGAACAGCGACTGTTTCTGCTGGAGGGCGCTCCGGCGCATTCGCCAGCGCCGCCGAGTGTCGCGCCGGCCAGCGAAACGATCGTTGAACCCGTCACGGTATTTGAACAACCCTCTGCCGCAGAACCCGAGCTGGTCTGGGAACTGCCACCCGAACTCGAACCTGTCGCCGTCGCCGCCAGCGAACTCAATCAGCCGCTGCCGGTCGATGCCTGGCGCCCGGACCCCGTCACCCGCGAATCACAACCGCCCGCCGAACCTCGTGGCCCGAACCTTATCGAGCGCGGCATCAGCGCGGCGCGCAACTGGCTGTTCGGTGGCAACACCGTGCTGCGGGTCGGCGTGGTGCTGTTGTTTTTCGGTCTGGCGTTCCTGCTGCGCTACGCCACCGAAGGCATGGTGGTGCCGATCGAATTGCGTTACGCCGGGGTCGCGGCGGCAGCGCTGGGATTGCTGGCGCTGGGTTGGTGGTTGCGCCATCGCAACAGCAGCTACGCCTTGATGCTGCAAGGCACCGGGATCGCGGTGTTGTACCTGACGGTGTTTGCGGCGATGCGCCTGCACCCGCTGCTCGATCCGTCTGCCGCGCTGGGATTGCTGGTGGCAGTGACGGTGTTCTCGGCCATTCTGGCCATCACCCAGGATTCCCTCGCCCTGGCCTGCGTTGCCGCGCTGGGCGGTTTCGCTGCGCCGATCCTGACCTCCACCGGCGCCGGCAATCATGTCGCGCTGTTCAGTTATTTCGCGCTGCTCAACGCCGGCATCCTGGCCATCGCCTGGTTCAAGGCGTGGCGCGTGCTCAACCTGATCGGCTTCGTTGGGACCTTCGGCATCGGTTTCGCCTGGGGCTTGCGTTCCTACACGCCAGAGCTGCTGTGGAGCACCGAGCCGTTCCTGATGCTGTTCTTCCTGATGTACCTGGCCATCGGCCTGCTGTTCGCCCGACGCAAGTTGCTGGACATGCCGGACGCCCCGGCGGATGGCGATCGTGAGGCGCTGCTGCACTGGTCGGCGCGCAAAGGCGACTACGTCGATGGGACGATGCTGTTCGGTCCGCCGTTGGTGGGTTTCGGCCTGCAATTCGCGCTGGTCCAGCATCTGGAATTCGCCGCTGCGTTCAGTGCGTTGGCGCTGGGCATGATTTATATGGCCCTCGCCAAAGTGCTGATGGGTGGCCGCGCATTGTTGCTGGGCGAGACTTGCCTGGCGCTGGGGGTGATTTTCGCCAGCCTGGCGATTCCGCTGGGGCTGGATGCGCGCTGGACATCCGCCGCCTGGGCGGTGGAGGGCGCGGGGATTTTCTGGCTGGGCTTGCGTCAGCAACGGCCGTTGGCCCGGGCCTTCGCGTTGCTGCTGCAACTGGGTTCGGCGCTTGCGTTTCTCAGTCAGTTGCGCGTTGGCGAAAGCAGTCTGCTCGACGGAGCGCCGCTGGGATCATTGATGCTCGGCGCGGCGTTGCTGTTCAGCTTCTATCAATTGCGCAAGGCGTCGCCGGAGCAAACCTCGCCGTGGGAGCGTCAGGGCTTGCCGGTGCTGGCGTGTCTGGGGCTGACCTTCCTGTATCTGCTGGCGCCGCTGTTTTTCTTCACCCACGGCACGGCGATCAGTTGGGCATTGGCCGGTCTGGTGACCTTGTTCGTCGGCTTGCGCCTGCAATCGCGCACCTTCCTGTTCACCGCGTTTGCCGTGCAACTGCTGGGCGGTGCGTTGTTCCTGTTGCGCCTGCAAGGGGCGGGCGAGGATTCGGCGGCCGTGTTCAGCGCCGGTTGGAGCGGTCTGCTCAGCGCATCGCTGATCGGTCTGGCACTGATCGCCGGCATGCTGCTGGCGGCGCGTGACGAGATGGTGCGCAGCGATGTTCGTCTGCTGCGCGGATTGTCGGTGGTGCTGCTGGCGGGTCTGGTGCTGATCAATCTGGCGGTGTTGTTCGTGCTGCCATGGCAGACCGCGAGTGCGGTGTGGGCGGCCAGTGGCTTGCTGATCATCTGGCTCAGCCTGTACCTCAAGCAGCGCGTGAGTTTTGTTTTCGGTCTGCTGTTGCAACTGATCGGCGGCGCAGCGTTTTTGCTGGCCGGCCCCGAGTTGCTCGGGCCGTTGTCCAGCGAGGGTCTGCGACCGCTGGCCCATGGCGGGTTCTGGACGCCACTGGTGTTGGGGCTGGCGGCGATGATCGGGGCGTGGCGCCTGCAACTGGGCAATCACGCCTCGGCGTTCGACGTGCTGAGCCTGCAGCGCCTGTCCGAAGTATTGCTGGTGTGGGGCGCCGGTTGGTGGGCGCTGGCGTGGGTCAGCGAAGTGCTGCGGTTTGCGCCGCTGAATCTGCAGGCGCCGCTGTTGCTGCTGGTGGCCGCGCTGAGCGTCGCGTTGTGGACGCTGTTGGCACTGCGCCTGAAATGGCCGTCGCTCGGGTTGTTCTGCACCGTGCTGATTCCGGCGGCCGGACTGGTGTTGCTCGGTGCGTGGCATTCTCGCTTTCACCCGGCGGCGGATTTCGGCTGGCTGGCCTGGGCGGCGGTGTTCGTTGTGCATTTCATCAGCCTGCGGCGTCTGGCGCCGATGTTGCCGGCGCGGGCCTTGAGCACGGCGCATGTGCTCGGTTGCTGGCTGCTGATCGGCGTGCTGGCGCTGGAGTTGCGCTACGGCCTGCTGCTGTTGTCCGAGCAATACAACGCCTGGCGCTGGCTGGGCTGGGCGATTCTGCCGAGCGTGTATCTGTTGCTGATGGCTGCGCCGCGTAATTGGCCATGGCCGGTGGCGGCGTTCCCTCGCGAATACCGCCTGTACGCGGCGGCGCCGCTGGCGGTGCTGATGCTGGTCTGGTTCTGGCTGGCCAATGGCGTGAGTGATGGCAACGCCGAACCGCTGCCTTATGTGCCGCTGCTCAACCCGCTGGAATTGGGTCTGCTGTTTGCGCTGTTCGGTGTCTACGTCTGGTCGCGCAGCGCCGTGGCCGAGCTGTCGATCCGTCAGGATTACGCGGCTTACGCGACGCAAATGATTGCCGGTGTTTCGCTGTTCGCGTTCTGCACCGCGCTGGTTACCCGCGCCGCGCATCATTGGGCGGGTATTCCGTTCGAGCTGGATCTGCTGCTCGAATCGATGCTGGTGCAGGCCGGTCTGTCCATCGTCTGGACGCTGATGGCGCTCGGGCTGATGATCGGCGGGCACCTGCGCCATCGCCGCGAAGTTTGGCTGATCGGCGCGGCGCTGATTGCGCTGGTGGTGGCCAAACTGATTTTTGTCGAATTGAGCAACCGTGGCGGACTGGCCCGGATCGTCTCGTTCATCGGCGTCGGCGTGTTGCTGCTGGTGGTGGGCTATTTTGCGCCGCTGCCGCCCAAACGCGTCGACGCTGCACCGGCGGCGGACAAACCGGCCCCGGAAACCGAAGGAGTGTCGTCTTGA
- a CDS encoding YkgJ family cysteine cluster protein, translated as MMKPNLIAAAEIDRLDTWAKYSAPMCGSCVSSCCTLPVEVKIKDLVRIGVVDEFELGDPPKNIAKRLQKEGLVERFNQKSGIFTLQRMSNNDCYYLDRKSRLCTIYDKRPDTCRNHPKIGPRPGYCAYKPKEVERVQNSRSIERF; from the coding sequence ATGATGAAGCCCAACCTGATCGCCGCAGCCGAGATCGACCGTCTCGATACCTGGGCCAAATATTCGGCCCCGATGTGCGGCTCGTGCGTTTCCAGCTGCTGCACGCTGCCGGTCGAGGTCAAGATCAAGGATCTGGTGCGCATCGGTGTGGTCGACGAGTTCGAACTGGGCGATCCGCCGAAGAACATCGCCAAGCGTCTGCAGAAGGAAGGCCTGGTCGAGCGCTTCAACCAGAAGTCGGGGATCTTCACCCTGCAGCGCATGAGCAACAACGATTGCTACTACCTGGATCGCAAGAGCCGCCTGTGCACCATTTATGACAAGCGCCCGGACACCTGCCGCAACCACCCGAAGATCGGCCCGCGCCCGGGTTACTGCGCGTACAAGCCGAAGGAAGTGGAACGGGTGCAGAATTCGCGGTCGATCGAGCGCTTCTGA
- a CDS encoding DUF3999 domain-containing protein has protein sequence MSRKLNLGWLLLGVAMTAGAQEKPADFAAQVPLSVSGSGPWYRLELPLSVQLQARQTDLSDLRVFNAAGEPQAYALARESAQTRDDGQLHEVKWFPLYNSADATERAPSVRVQSTTTGTLVEVQPSSQLEAGEEVLRGWLLDASAIKAPLQQLILDWTSERDGFQRFSIEASDDLQHWQPWGEGQVARLTFADERVEQHEVALPGQSARYLRLLWDSPASAPVLTSAQLKSSDPRNLPLPLLWSPALAGSSGKAGEYTWQLPMGLNIERVQVELKQANSLAPVTLSGRRESSLPWQPLSSGLLYRLTQNGQDVVQNELQLYGQTVQQLKLTVDERGGGLGEQAPSVKYAVRATQVIFLARGEGPYSLALGNPTVKTANLPLTTLIPDFKPEKLATLGKATVQGEALATQTSTATTSATADTHWKKFGLWAVLLLSVLFLAAMAFSLLRKPPAKS, from the coding sequence TTGAGTCGCAAGCTTAATCTCGGGTGGCTGTTGCTGGGCGTGGCCATGACGGCCGGCGCCCAGGAAAAACCGGCGGACTTCGCCGCGCAGGTGCCGTTGTCGGTCAGTGGTTCCGGTCCGTGGTATCGCCTCGAACTGCCGCTGAGCGTGCAGTTGCAGGCGCGCCAGACTGATCTCAGCGATCTGCGAGTGTTCAACGCCGCCGGAGAACCGCAGGCCTATGCGCTGGCCCGGGAATCAGCACAGACCCGCGACGACGGCCAGTTGCATGAGGTGAAGTGGTTCCCGCTGTACAACTCGGCGGATGCCACCGAGCGCGCGCCGAGCGTTCGCGTGCAATCCACCACCACCGGCACGCTGGTGGAAGTGCAGCCGTCCAGTCAGCTGGAAGCCGGGGAAGAAGTGCTGCGCGGCTGGCTGCTCGATGCCAGTGCGATCAAGGCGCCGTTGCAGCAACTGATCCTCGACTGGACCAGCGAGCGCGACGGCTTCCAGCGTTTCAGCATCGAAGCCAGTGATGATCTGCAGCACTGGCAACCCTGGGGCGAAGGCCAGGTCGCGCGCCTGACGTTTGCCGACGAACGGGTCGAGCAGCATGAAGTGGCGCTGCCGGGGCAATCGGCGCGGTATCTGCGTCTGCTGTGGGATTCGCCGGCTTCGGCGCCGGTGCTGACGTCTGCGCAACTGAAAAGCAGCGACCCGCGCAACCTGCCGCTGCCATTGCTCTGGTCGCCGGCGCTGGCCGGCAGCAGCGGCAAGGCCGGGGAATACACCTGGCAATTGCCGATGGGGCTGAACATCGAGCGGGTGCAGGTCGAACTGAAGCAGGCCAACAGCCTGGCACCGGTGACGCTGTCGGGGCGTCGCGAAAGCAGTCTGCCGTGGCAACCGCTGAGCAGCGGCTTGCTCTATCGTCTGACCCAGAACGGCCAGGACGTGGTGCAGAACGAATTGCAGCTCTACGGGCAGACCGTGCAGCAGTTGAAACTGACGGTCGACGAGCGCGGCGGCGGTCTCGGCGAGCAGGCGCCGAGCGTGAAATACGCGGTGCGCGCCACTCAGGTGATCTTCCTCGCGCGCGGCGAAGGACCGTACAGCCTGGCGCTGGGCAATCCGACCGTGAAGACGGCGAACCTGCCGCTGACCACGCTGATCCCCGACTTCAAACCGGAGAAACTGGCCACGTTGGGCAAGGCCACGGTGCAGGGCGAAGCGCTGGCGACCCAGACTTCGACGGCCACCACCTCGGCCACGGCGGACACCCACTGGAAGAAGTTCGGCCTGTGGGCGGTGTTGCTGCTCAGTGTGCTGTTTCTGGCGGCGATGGCGTTCAGTCTGCTGCGCAAGCCGCCGGCCAAGTCCTGA